A window from Leptolyngbyaceae cyanobacterium encodes these proteins:
- a CDS encoding ABC transporter ATP-binding protein, whose product MPKVAMIEIPLKQYWNLFFDYLKPQWGRVTLLAIALLSSIGLQVINPQVLRYFIDTAVAGGSQQSLLTAAILFTVLALLSQVLAVAATYWGENAAWTATNALRVDLAVHCLNLDLSFHKSRTPGELIERIDGDTTALAKFFSQLIIYVLGNLLLLLGVLIALFWLDWRAGLCLAIYSITALIVLVRIRIYSIVYWAANRQVSAEFFGFLGEQFTGREDIRANGAVSYAMNRFYKILQRWLPVFHKARLIGTILWGTSIGLFAVGNAIALSLGAYLWSQGAIAIGTVYLIFHYTNLLRQPMEQIRTQLEELQQAEASIYRIRELFQIQSKLNTTGNKLLPTNPLSISFEEVWFSYEIEKPNQEREFDISDEWTLQDITFYLRPGEVLGLLGRTGSGKTTLARLLLRLYEPQTGSIRLGGVPINETRSTEISQHIGLVTQDVQLFQATIRDNLTFFDRNFSDDHLLQALETLGLTEWLQSLPQGLDTQLGADSNGLSAGEAQLLALARIFLKNPGLVILDEASSRLDPITEKRIERAIDKLLDGRTGVIIAHRLQTIQRADKILILEKGQIIEYGDRKQLANNPNTRFAQLLKTGLTEILV is encoded by the coding sequence ATGCCGAAAGTAGCGATGATTGAAATTCCCTTAAAACAATACTGGAACTTATTTTTTGACTATCTCAAACCCCAATGGGGTCGCGTTACTTTGTTAGCGATCGCACTTTTGAGTAGTATTGGTTTACAAGTCATTAATCCCCAAGTTTTGCGCTACTTCATCGACACTGCTGTGGCTGGAGGTTCCCAACAATCTTTATTAACAGCAGCAATTTTATTCACAGTTTTAGCATTACTATCGCAAGTTCTCGCGGTTGCTGCTACTTACTGGGGAGAAAATGCTGCTTGGACGGCTACAAATGCTTTAAGAGTTGACTTAGCAGTTCATTGTTTGAATCTCGATTTATCTTTTCACAAATCTCGCACTCCCGGCGAATTAATTGAAAGAATTGATGGAGATACAACTGCTTTAGCAAAGTTTTTCTCGCAACTGATTATCTATGTTTTAGGTAACTTGTTGCTATTACTCGGCGTGCTAATTGCTTTATTTTGGTTAGATTGGCGAGCGGGTTTGTGTTTAGCTATATATAGCATAACTGCCTTAATAGTTTTAGTCCGCATTCGGATATATTCTATTGTTTATTGGGCGGCTAATCGGCAAGTCAGCGCCGAATTTTTTGGCTTTCTGGGCGAACAATTTACCGGAAGAGAAGATATTCGAGCCAACGGAGCAGTTAGTTATGCAATGAATCGTTTTTACAAAATTTTGCAACGCTGGCTCCCTGTTTTTCATAAAGCAAGATTAATCGGTACTATTCTTTGGGGTACTTCCATTGGTTTATTTGCGGTGGGAAATGCGATCGCGTTATCTTTAGGCGCGTATCTTTGGAGTCAAGGCGCGATCGCGATCGGTACTGTTTACCTGATTTTTCATTACACTAACTTACTGCGTCAACCAATGGAACAAATTAGAACCCAATTAGAAGAACTCCAACAAGCTGAAGCCAGTATTTATCGCATTCGCGAATTATTTCAAATTCAATCGAAATTAAATACAACTGGAAATAAATTACTCCCTACTAATCCTCTTTCAATAAGTTTCGAGGAAGTTTGGTTTAGTTATGAAATAGAAAAACCAAACCAAGAGCGTGAATTTGATATATCAGATGAATGGACGCTGCAAGATATTACTTTTTACCTGCGTCCCGGCGAAGTATTAGGTTTATTAGGACGGACGGGTAGCGGAAAAACAACTTTAGCGCGATTATTACTCAGATTATACGAACCGCAAACAGGTTCGATTCGCTTAGGTGGCGTTCCCATTAACGAAACTCGATCGACAGAAATATCCCAACACATCGGTTTAGTTACTCAAGACGTACAGTTATTTCAAGCCACAATTCGCGATAATTTAACATTTTTCGATCGCAATTTTAGCGATGACCATTTGTTGCAAGCGCTAGAAACATTAGGATTAACCGAATGGTTGCAATCTCTCCCCCAAGGATTAGACACCCAGCTAGGCGCAGATAGCAACGGACTTTCCGCCGGAGAAGCTCAATTACTCGCTTTAGCCCGTATTTTCCTCAAAAATCCCGGTTTAGTTATTCTAGACGAAGCCTCCTCCCGACTCGACCCCATCACCGAAAAACGAATCGAACGAGCGATCGACAAACTCTTAGACGGACGCACCGGAGTAATTATCGCACACCGCTTGCAAACGATCCAACGTGCCGACAAAATCTTAATATTAGAAAAAGGTCAAATAATAGAATATGGCGATCGCAAACAACTAGCCAACAATCCCAATACTCGTTTCGCCCAACTACTAAAAACAGGCTTAACCGAAATCCTAGTTTAA
- a CDS encoding class I SAM-dependent methyltransferase, translated as MTLQTHHFDHEKFARVYNQAWGPQYCDRIPLIEKLLLPYMPPGANILDLCCGTAQTTRQIINRGYQVTGIEEFKDMLNYAHQNVPDGKFILNNIRTFELPPTFHGIYSITHGLDYVMTLDELKSVFKKTYQALLENGIFLLFLRLIGHSQTYYNQNGKVIDGDVTDNLAWAIGSKYHPEQQISELLCTAFELLEEKWQRSDFIWLLKSYTRTEIESVLAEVGFADVKIYDNKGNLAEPDYDRVAYFVCRK; from the coding sequence ATGACTTTACAAACTCATCATTTCGACCATGAAAAATTTGCCCGTGTTTACAACCAAGCATGGGGGCCACAATATTGCGATCGCATTCCCCTAATTGAAAAATTGCTCCTACCTTATATGCCTCCAGGTGCTAACATTCTAGACCTCTGTTGCGGTACGGCACAAACTACGCGACAAATAATCAATCGGGGCTATCAAGTAACAGGTATCGAAGAATTTAAGGATATGCTGAACTATGCCCATCAAAACGTTCCTGATGGAAAATTCATTCTCAACAACATCCGCACTTTTGAATTACCGCCAACCTTTCATGGCATATATTCAATTACTCACGGATTAGACTACGTGATGACTTTGGATGAATTAAAATCTGTCTTTAAAAAGACTTATCAAGCATTACTAGAAAACGGAATATTTCTCTTATTTTTGCGGTTGATCGGACATTCTCAAACTTATTACAATCAGAACGGGAAAGTCATTGATGGCGATGTAACTGATAACTTAGCTTGGGCAATTGGATCGAAATATCATCCAGAACAACAAATATCAGAACTATTATGTACTGCGTTTGAATTGCTGGAAGAGAAATGGCAGCGATCGGACTTTATTTGGTTGTTGAAAAGTTATACCAGAACAGAAATAGAATCTGTTTTGGCAGAGGTAGGATTTGCAGACGTAAAAATATACGATAACAAAGGTAATCTAGCAGAGCCAGATTACGATCGCGTTGCCTATTTTGTATGCCGAAAGTAG
- a CDS encoding aspartate aminotransferase family protein, with protein MNQQQKSLVTLTENYTYQTKKSKQFMEKYRPIMADPRAVWGFNLPMKEMCYPIVGKRSSGCKIWDIDGNEYVDLVMGFGSNIFGHNPSFIKNAIAEQLEQGIQLGPQSELAGEVAELICELTGVERVAISNTGTEAVMTAIRLARAATNRSKIVMFSGSYHGHFDGTLVKTGVNSGEGKAEAIAPGIPDKIVEDVLILDYGNPRSLEIIKSQGNQLAAVLVEPVQSSRINLQPKEFLQQLRQVTETLGIALIFDEMVTGFRIHLGGAQAWFDVQADIVAYGKIVGGGMSIGIIAGKANYLDRIDGGMWNYGDASSPQIKKTFFAGTHCKHPLSMAAARAVLMQLKVQGNSLQEELNLRTSQFVNKLNSYFESEKLPIRMTNFGSLFGPISSGNSEASENATADIGINLLSYHLTHRGVLLLRGGGFLSTAHTDADLDRIFQAVKDSVAELQTGGFLPIPAAKFSQVR; from the coding sequence ATGAACCAACAACAAAAATCTTTAGTTACTTTAACAGAAAACTATACCTATCAAACCAAAAAATCCAAACAATTTATGGAGAAATATCGCCCAATTATGGCTGATCCAAGAGCCGTATGGGGTTTTAATTTGCCCATGAAAGAAATGTGTTACCCCATAGTCGGAAAACGTTCTTCCGGTTGCAAAATTTGGGATATTGATGGAAATGAATATGTAGACCTAGTGATGGGATTTGGCAGTAATATTTTCGGTCATAACCCTTCATTTATTAAAAATGCGATCGCAGAACAATTAGAACAAGGCATTCAACTAGGCCCACAATCAGAATTGGCAGGCGAAGTAGCTGAGTTAATCTGCGAATTGACAGGCGTAGAAAGAGTCGCGATTAGCAATACTGGTACGGAAGCAGTAATGACGGCGATTCGATTAGCGAGAGCCGCTACTAATCGTTCTAAAATCGTCATGTTTTCCGGTTCTTATCACGGTCATTTTGATGGAACGCTCGTCAAAACAGGAGTGAATTCAGGAGAGGGAAAAGCAGAAGCGATCGCACCTGGCATTCCCGATAAAATTGTCGAAGATGTTTTGATTTTAGATTACGGCAATCCCCGATCGTTAGAAATAATCAAATCACAGGGAAATCAACTAGCCGCTGTCTTAGTCGAACCCGTACAAAGCAGCCGAATAAATCTGCAACCGAAAGAATTTCTGCAACAACTCAGACAAGTTACCGAAACATTAGGAATTGCCTTAATTTTTGATGAAATGGTAACTGGTTTTCGCATCCATTTAGGGGGCGCACAAGCTTGGTTTGATGTCCAAGCAGATATCGTCGCTTATGGCAAAATTGTCGGCGGTGGAATGTCAATCGGTATTATTGCAGGTAAAGCCAATTATCTCGATCGAATTGATGGCGGAATGTGGAATTATGGCGACGCATCCTCTCCTCAAATAAAGAAAACATTTTTCGCCGGAACTCATTGCAAACACCCCTTATCTATGGCGGCTGCTAGGGCAGTATTAATGCAGTTAAAGGTACAAGGAAATAGCCTACAAGAAGAATTGAATTTACGGACTTCTCAGTTTGTAAATAAGCTCAATTCTTACTTTGAATCAGAAAAATTGCCTATTCGGATGACTAATTTTGGTTCGCTTTTTGGCCCTATTTCATCAGGTAATTCCGAGGCATCAGAAAATGCGACTGCTGACATAGGTATTAACTTATTATCTTACCATTTAACTCACAGAGGAGTTCTTTTACTTCGCGGTGGTGGTTTCTTATCAACTGCTCATACAGATGCAGACCTCGATCGCATATTTCAGGCTGTTAAAGACAGCGTTGCAGAACTACAAACCGGAGGCTTTTTACCAATACCCGCCGCTAAATTCTCCCAAGTCCGGTAA
- a CDS encoding MbtH family protein, with translation MNQEDTTIYKVVVNHEEQYSIWPANKENALGWKDAGKSGTKTECLDYIKEVWTDMRPLSLRKRMEEIAHQS, from the coding sequence ATGAATCAAGAAGATACCACCATATACAAAGTAGTTGTAAATCACGAAGAACAATATTCCATTTGGCCTGCCAATAAAGAAAATGCTTTAGGTTGGAAAGATGCTGGAAAAAGCGGTACAAAAACCGAATGTTTAGACTACATCAAAGAAGTATGGACTGATATGCGGCCATTAAGCCTCCGTAAACGAATGGAAGAAATTGCACATCAATCCTAA
- a CDS encoding amino acid adenylation domain-containing protein, which produces MGSLSSEKQKLLQELLNKKGINVQQKQLIPRRTQLSPCPLSFAQQRLWFLQQLEPNNPFYNISAAARLSGAIDIAALAQSLNEIVRRHEALRTNFIVIDGQPIQIISPTLTVNLPVIDLRHLPKKEQETEALKLVNQEAKKPFNLEQYPLLRVTLLQLDETEYVLLFTMHHIVSDGWSISVLIREVATLYETYTRHQPSPLPELPIQYGDFAVWQRQWLQGEVLQSQLSYWRKQLGDKPPPLKLPADRPRPAVETFRGATRSFCVSPELTAALKALSNQENATIFMTLLAAYKTLLHRYTNQDDIAIGSGIANRNRAEIEGLIGFFVNTLVLRTDLGNNPIFRELLGRVREVTLSAYAHQDLPFEYLVEELHPERDLSRNPLFQVMFILQNATTEELQLPGLTIAPLKQQNSTAKFDLYLSMHESESGLTGTFEYNTDLFDESTIARMEGHFLTLLSGIVANPNQRLFELPLLTEAERHQLLFELNQTRAAFPDDKCIHHLFEAQVEQTTDAIALVYENQRLTYRELNAGANQIAHYLQKLLPTSEHQPLIAICMDRSPLMVMGLLAILKVGAAYVPLDPNYPRKRLAFILQDSSASLLLTETKLLQSLPPHQARVICLDSDREKIAQESVSNPTNAVTPQNLAYVIYTSGSTGKPKGVAIEHYSTIALLNWAKATFTPEDVAGVLASTSICFDLSVFEVFVPLTWGKKVILAENALSLPILPAKSEVTLINTVPSAIAELVRSQGIPAGIRTINLAGEPLQMQLVQQIYQQTNVKKVFNLYGPSEDTTYSTFAFIKKEDSIVTIGRPIANTQVYLLDPYLQLVPVGVPGEIYIGGDGLAREYLNRPDLTQQKFIPSPFSKESHYRLYKTGDLARYLPDGNIEFLGRIDYQVKIRGFRIELGEIETALHQHSAIQEAVVTVREDHPGDKRLIAYIVQRAATEEFQELVESWQSEHISQWRSLYEDTYSQSSSNENQTFNIIGWNSSYTGLPIPAAEMSEWVDYTIERILSLHPQQVLEIGCGTGLLLNRIAPHCDRYLATDFSAEVLRYLQQTNLLRESSHIALLHRTADNFDEIKPASFDTIIINSVVQYFPSINYLLRVLEGAVKAVKPGGSIFVGDVRSLPLLEAFHTSVQLAQADYSLSRTQLRQRIQQSIAQEQELVIDPAFFIALKQHLPQISHVQTQPKQGRYQNELTKFRYDVILHIDNNVKSVADIAWLDWRSQQLTVPKLRQLIESTQPELIGLKRIPNARLTAEINAIELLASDDSEVETAGEIKASLQSLETGVHPEKIWQLQSELPYEIALSWASSDADGSYDVLLQKQTANSSQLPIFPQEKIRLKPWQAYTNNPLQGQFTRELVPQLRSFLSERLPDYMIPSAFVRLEAFPLTPNGKIDRRSLPAPEIVRSDTTDYVAPRTSIEEKLTKIWAQILNVEIIGIHDNFFDLGGHSLLVTQLVMKVRETFQIDLSLRSLFEMPTIAELARSIETAIEKGNNAVASTTVLDLKAEAVLNPAIRPEGLPLAKIADPTSILLTGSSGFLGAFLLYELLQQTQADIYCLVRSNDAETGKRKIQKTLESYQIWYDSFSGRIIPVIGDLSQPRLGLSENQFQELTELIDVIYHNGAWVHHTSPYSTLKAANVLGTQEVLKLASRVKIKPVHFISTGGIFNLAGRSYTGVKVVREQDNIDEIEVPANGYVQSKWVAEKLVTIARDRGFPVCIYRPGRISGHSQTGVFNTNDFLYKLIVGCIQLGSMPDGDAMMNLIPVDYISYAIAHLSKQEKSLGKAFNLVNPNSFCSSKLVDAIRSLGYSIQQIPYEEWRNKLLDVAGSFPEHPLYSLIPFFPAKESQSDDLNRAELKFDCQNMLDGMADTSVSCPLIDDKVLHTYFSYLIQNGFINQIVN; this is translated from the coding sequence TACACTTTATGAAACCTACACTCGCCATCAACCTTCCCCATTACCAGAACTACCTATTCAATATGGTGACTTTGCAGTATGGCAGCGTCAGTGGTTGCAAGGAGAGGTGTTGCAAAGCCAACTTTCTTACTGGCGAAAACAGTTAGGAGATAAACCGCCACCGCTGAAATTGCCAGCCGATCGCCCTCGTCCCGCCGTTGAAACGTTTCGTGGCGCAACGCGATCGTTCTGCGTTTCTCCAGAACTTACTGCTGCCCTCAAAGCCTTAAGCAATCAGGAAAATGCCACAATTTTTATGACTTTGTTGGCAGCATATAAAACTTTGTTGCATCGCTACACCAATCAAGATGATATTGCGATTGGGTCGGGAATTGCTAACCGCAACCGTGCGGAAATTGAAGGATTAATTGGCTTTTTTGTTAATACTTTAGTGTTGCGTACCGACTTAGGAAATAATCCCATTTTTCGGGAATTGTTGGGGCGAGTGCGCGAAGTAACTTTATCTGCTTACGCCCATCAAGATTTGCCGTTTGAGTATCTGGTTGAAGAGTTGCACCCCGAACGGGATTTAAGCCGTAATCCCCTATTTCAAGTTATGTTTATTCTTCAAAATGCGACGACGGAAGAGTTGCAATTGCCAGGTTTAACGATCGCTCCCCTGAAACAGCAAAATTCGACGGCTAAGTTTGATTTGTATTTATCGATGCACGAATCTGAGTCGGGATTGACGGGTACGTTTGAATATAATACCGATTTGTTTGATGAAAGTACGATCGCGCGAATGGAAGGGCATTTTCTCACTTTGCTTTCAGGCATTGTTGCCAATCCTAACCAGCGCCTTTTTGAATTACCTTTACTAACAGAAGCAGAACGGCATCAATTATTATTTGAATTGAATCAGACTCGCGCTGCTTTTCCAGATGATAAGTGTATTCATCATTTATTTGAAGCGCAAGTCGAACAAACGACGGATGCGATCGCCCTCGTTTATGAAAACCAACGGTTAACTTATCGAGAACTCAATGCGGGAGCAAATCAAATCGCTCATTATCTGCAAAAATTATTGCCAACTTCGGAACATCAACCTTTAATTGCAATTTGCATGGATCGATCGCCTTTAATGGTGATGGGATTGCTGGCAATTCTGAAAGTGGGCGCAGCTTACGTACCCCTCGATCCAAACTATCCGCGAAAACGTTTGGCTTTCATTTTGCAGGACTCTTCTGCATCTTTGCTGTTAACTGAAACGAAGTTATTGCAGTCTCTTCCTCCCCATCAAGCGCGTGTCATTTGTTTGGATTCCGATCGAGAAAAAATTGCTCAAGAAAGCGTCTCCAACCCCACAAACGCGGTAACGCCTCAAAATTTAGCCTACGTCATCTACACCTCCGGTTCTACTGGTAAACCCAAGGGAGTCGCGATCGAGCATTACAGCACCATTGCTTTGTTGAATTGGGCGAAAGCAACCTTTACTCCCGAAGATGTGGCGGGAGTTTTAGCATCAACTTCTATTTGCTTCGATCTTTCAGTATTCGAGGTTTTTGTGCCGCTAACTTGGGGTAAAAAAGTGATTTTGGCAGAAAATGCCCTTTCATTACCCATTTTGCCTGCTAAATCTGAAGTAACCCTGATTAATACGGTTCCATCTGCGATCGCGGAATTAGTGCGATCGCAAGGCATACCTGCGGGAATTCGCACCATAAATCTTGCTGGCGAACCACTTCAAATGCAACTCGTACAGCAAATTTATCAGCAGACAAATGTTAAAAAAGTATTCAATCTTTATGGCCCTTCTGAAGATACTACTTATTCTACTTTTGCCTTCATCAAAAAAGAGGATAGCATCGTTACGATCGGTCGCCCAATTGCCAATACACAAGTTTATTTGCTTGACCCTTATCTTCAATTAGTTCCTGTTGGCGTACCTGGAGAAATATACATTGGTGGAGATGGTTTAGCAAGAGAATATCTCAACCGTCCAGACTTAACGCAGCAGAAATTTATCCCCAGTCCTTTTAGTAAAGAATCACATTATCGCCTTTACAAAACCGGAGATTTAGCTCGTTATTTACCAGACGGAAATATAGAATTTCTCGGACGCATCGACTATCAGGTTAAAATACGCGGTTTCCGAATTGAACTAGGAGAAATTGAAACGGCATTGCATCAACATTCCGCTATACAAGAAGCAGTAGTAACTGTTAGAGAAGATCATCCCGGTGACAAGCGATTAATTGCTTATATCGTTCAACGTGCAGCCACTGAAGAATTCCAAGAATTAGTAGAATCTTGGCAAAGCGAACACATTTCCCAATGGCGATCGCTTTATGAAGATACTTACAGCCAATCGTCATCTAATGAAAATCAAACCTTTAATATTATTGGTTGGAATAGCAGCTATACAGGTTTACCCATTCCCGCCGCAGAAATGAGCGAATGGGTAGATTACACTATCGAACGAATTCTCTCATTGCACCCCCAACAAGTCCTAGAAATTGGCTGCGGTACTGGCTTATTACTCAACCGTATTGCCCCTCACTGCGATCGATATTTGGCAACCGATTTTTCTGCTGAAGTTTTGCGCTATCTCCAACAAACAAACCTGTTAAGAGAATCTTCTCACATTGCTTTACTGCATAGAACAGCAGATAATTTTGATGAAATAAAACCTGCCAGCTTTGACACGATAATTATTAACTCAGTCGTTCAATATTTCCCCAGCATTAATTATTTATTGCGAGTTTTAGAAGGGGCGGTAAAAGCAGTTAAGCCAGGGGGGTCTATTTTTGTCGGCGATGTCCGTAGTTTGCCATTATTAGAAGCATTTCATACTTCAGTACAACTCGCTCAAGCCGATTATTCTCTATCTCGCACCCAGTTGCGGCAGCGAATACAGCAGTCTATTGCCCAAGAGCAAGAATTAGTTATCGATCCGGCATTTTTTATTGCACTAAAACAACATTTGCCCCAAATCAGCCACGTCCAAACTCAGCCAAAACAAGGTCGATATCAAAACGAATTAACCAAGTTTCGTTATGATGTCATTTTACATATTGACAATAACGTTAAATCTGTAGCAGATATTGCTTGGTTAGATTGGCGATCGCAACAATTAACTGTACCCAAGCTTCGCCAATTAATAGAATCAACACAACCGGAATTAATCGGACTTAAACGAATACCAAATGCTCGATTAACTGCTGAAATTAACGCCATAGAACTACTTGCTAGTGACGATTCCGAAGTGGAAACCGCAGGGGAAATCAAGGCAAGTTTGCAGTCGCTCGAAACTGGCGTACATCCTGAAAAAATTTGGCAATTGCAGTCTGAATTACCTTATGAAATAGCGCTTAGTTGGGCAAGTTCCGATGCTGATGGTAGCTATGACGTTCTCTTGCAAAAACAGACTGCAAATTCATCACAATTACCGATATTTCCTCAAGAAAAAATCCGCCTGAAACCTTGGCAAGCTTACACAAATAATCCCCTACAAGGACAATTTACTCGCGAGTTAGTACCTCAGTTACGCAGTTTCCTCAGCGAACGATTACCCGATTACATGATACCCTCAGCTTTTGTCAGGCTAGAAGCATTTCCCCTTACGCCAAATGGGAAAATCGATCGGCGTTCTCTACCAGCCCCAGAAATCGTTCGTTCCGATACGACAGATTATGTTGCACCTCGTACCTCTATTGAAGAGAAATTAACCAAAATTTGGGCGCAAATTCTCAACGTTGAAATTATTGGCATTCACGATAATTTCTTCGATTTAGGCGGACATTCTTTGCTAGTGACTCAACTGGTAATGAAAGTGCGAGAAACATTTCAAATCGATCTGTCTTTACGCAGTCTTTTTGAAATGCCAACTATTGCAGAGTTAGCACGAAGCATAGAGACGGCTATTGAAAAGGGAAATAATGCAGTTGCATCTACAACAGTTCTAGATTTAAAAGCAGAAGCCGTTCTCAATCCGGCAATTCGTCCCGAAGGATTACCTCTAGCAAAAATTGCCGATCCAACAAGCATTTTACTCACGGGAAGTAGCGGATTTTTGGGCGCTTTTTTACTTTACGAACTGCTGCAACAAACCCAAGCTGATATTTATTGCTTGGTGCGATCGAATGACGCTGAAACAGGTAAACGAAAAATTCAAAAAACTTTAGAATCTTATCAAATCTGGTATGATTCTTTTAGTGGTAGGATTATTCCAGTTATCGGCGATCTATCACAACCACGATTAGGATTAAGTGAAAACCAATTTCAGGAATTAACCGAGCTAATTGATGTCATTTATCATAATGGGGCATGGGTACATCATACTTCTCCCTATTCCACTCTCAAAGCGGCAAATGTACTCGGAACTCAAGAAGTTTTGAAGTTGGCAAGTCGAGTTAAAATTAAGCCCGTGCATTTCATTTCTACGGGCGGAATTTTTAATTTGGCAGGTCGTTCTTATACAGGTGTTAAAGTTGTCAGAGAACAGGATAATATTGACGAAATCGAAGTACCTGCAAACGGTTACGTTCAAAGCAAATGGGTAGCAGAAAAGCTTGTTACAATTGCACGCGATCGCGGTTTTCCCGTCTGCATCTATAGACCTGGTAGAATCTCAGGACACAGCCAAACGGGTGTTTTTAATACCAATGATTTTCTGTATAAATTAATTGTTGGTTGTATTCAACTCGGCAGTATGCCAGATGGGGATGCCATGATGAATCTAATTCCCGTGGATTATATCAGTTATGCGATCGCGCATTTATCAAAGCAGGAAAAGTCCCTCGGCAAAGCTTTTAATTTAGTTAATCCCAATTCTTTTTGTTCGAGTAAACTTGTTGATGCCATTCGTTCTTTAGGTTATTCAATCCAACAAATTCCTTATGAAGAATGGCGTAATAAGCTACTCGATGTTGCGGGTAGTTTTCCAGAACATCCTTTATATTCGCTGATTCCATTTTTCCCAGCGAAGGAATCTCAATCAGATGATTTGAATCGAGCAGAATTAAAATTTGATTGCCAAAATATGCTCGATGGAATGGCAGATACATCTGTTTCTTGTCCGCTGATTGACGATAAAGTGCTACACACCTACTTTTCTTATCTAATCCAAAACGGATTTATCAATCAAATTGTCAACTAA